One window of Pseudomonadota bacterium genomic DNA carries:
- a CDS encoding sodium:solute symporter family protein, whose amino-acid sequence RGTKIAAKTSILCGFFSSLLWMLFFHEQESKAIGLCNLFFHCDTLADLPWNMIDPQIIALPISFLVFVIVSFLTQPVREEIIRKAFRHI is encoded by the coding sequence AAAGGGGTACAAAGATAGCAGCCAAGACAAGCATACTCTGCGGTTTCTTTTCTTCTCTTCTGTGGATGCTCTTCTTTCACGAACAGGAATCAAAGGCAATAGGATTATGTAATCTTTTCTTCCATTGTGACACCCTTGCAGACCTTCCCTGGAATATGATAGACCCGCAGATTATTGCACTTCCCATATCTTTCCTGGTATTTGTTATCGTTTCCTTTTTAACTCAACCGGTAAGGGAAGAAATAATAAGAAAAGCGTTCAGGCATATATAA